Within Buchnera aphidicola (Takecallis arundicolens), the genomic segment AATTTCATTAAAAAATATGTAAATACAGAAAAAATGAAATGTATACAATAATACTATTAATTAAAAAAATCTCTTATTAAAACGTTCAATACGACCTCCATGAGACACATTTCTTTGTTTTCCAGTATAAAATGGATGACATTGCGAACATATGTCAATATGTAAAGTACTTATATTTAAAGTAGAAAATATATTAATAGTATTACCACAAGAGCAAGTAACCATAGTTTCTTCATATTTAGGATGAATATTTTTTTTCATATTTCCTCTTACTATACAACTACTATAAAAGCAGTAATATGTTAAATAATAGAATTATAATTATAAGCACAACAAACAGTTATAATTTAAAATATATAATATTTACTAATTATAAATTAGATAATATTTATAATTAAAAAACGCAAAAAATATTCAATTTTTTTCATCTTATATAAAAAAAAGAGATCTATTTATGACCACAATATTAAGTATTAGACTAAATAATAAAGTAGTAATTGGTGGAGACGGTCAAGCCACCTTAGGTAATACTATCATGAAAAGTAATGTTAATAAAGTAAGATCTCTTTATAACAATAAAGTTATTTCAGGATTTGCAGGAGGTACAGCAGATTCATTTACTTTATTTGAACTTTTTGAAAAAAAACTGGAAATGTATCAAGGACAATTAAAAAAATCAGCAATAGAACTTGCTAAAGATTGGCGTAGTGATCGTATACTCAGAAAATTAGAGGCAATATTAGCTGTTGCTGATAAAAATACATCATTAATTATTACAGGAAATGGAGATGTCATACAACCAGAACATGATATCATTGCTATTGGTTCCGGGGGAGCATATGCTCAAGCAGCTGCTTATGCATTATTAAAAAATTCTCAACTAGAAGCACGAAGTATTGTTAAAAAAGCATTAAACATTGCAGCAGATATTTGTATATATACAAATCATATATTTACTATTAAAGAATTACATTCAGAAAAATAAAAGGATTATTCTTATGCCAACTATCACTCCTCAAAAAATTGTCAAAGAACTTGATAAATTTATTGTTGGACAAAAAAAAGCAAAAAGAGCAGTAGCAGTAGCGTTAAGAAATCGTTGGAGAAGAATGCAATTACCACATAACTTACAAAATGAAATTACTCCAAAAAATATTCTTATGATAGGACCAACCGGTGTAGGAAAAACTGAAATTGCTCGTAGATTAGCAAAATTAGCTCATGCTCCGTTTATTAAAGTTGAAGCAACAAAATTTACAGAAGTAGGATATGTTGGAAAAGAAGTTGATTCAATAATTCGTGATTTAATTGAAACAGCAATTAAAATAATAAAAATTAAAAAAAATAAACAAAATAAATACCAAGCAAAAAAAATAGCAGAAAAAAAAATATTAGATATTCTTGTACCAACATTTCAAGAAAACAAAGAAAATAATACAACTACAAAACCAACAACAACTATTCAAATGTTCCATAAAAAACTTAAATCAGGAGAACTAGATAATAAAGAAATTGAAATCAATATCACTAATAACCCTATGGGTGTTGAAATTATGGCACCACCAGGTATGGAAGAATTAACAAGTCAATTACAATCGTTATTTAAAAATCTTAACAATAGAAAAAAAACAAAAAAAAAAGTAAAAATTAAAGATGCTATGAAATTATTATGTGAAGAAGAAGCAGCAAAATTATTAAATCTAGAAGAAATAAAAAACGAAGCTATTACATCAGTCGAACAGAATGGTATAGTTTTTATTGACGAACTAGATAAAATTTGTAAAAAAAGAGGTACAACAGGTCTTGATGTATCACGAGAAGGTGTACAAAGAGATTTATTACCATTAATTGAAGGATGTACAGTATCAACAAAATATGGCACAATAAAAACAGATCATATTCTATTTATTACATCCGGAGCATTTCAAGTATCAAGCCCATCAGATTTAATACCAGAATTACAAGGTAGATTACCTATTCGAGTAAATTTACATTCATTAAATATTCAAGATTTTGAAAAAATATTAACTGAACCAAAAACAGCACTAATTACACAATATATTGCATTAATGAAAACAGAAGGTGTAAATATTAAATTTACAAAAGATGGAATATATAAAATTGCAGAAGCGTCATGGAAAGTAAATACAGTTATGGAAAATATAGGTGCAAGACGATTATATACTGTATTAGAAAGGTTAATGGAAGATATTTCATTCATGGCAAATGAAACTAAAGATCAAGTTATTATAATAAATGCTGAATATGTCAGTAAACATTTAGATCAATTAATATTTAACGAAGACTTAAATCGATTTATATTATAAAATATAAATAAAGACCAGTATTAAAAAAGGTTCTGATATGACTCAATGGATCAATGCTAAAGTAATAAAAGTAAAAAAATGGACAGAAAGGTTATTTTCAATAATTTTAAATGCACCAATACAAGAATTTTATGCTGGACAATTTGCAAAACTTGCAATAAAAACCCCTGAGAATAAATATATCAAAAGAGTATATTCATACGTGAATGCTCCATATGATAAAAACTTAGAATTTTTTATAACACTCATACCTAATGGAGTTATGTCAAACCAATTATATCATTTAACCACAGGCGAAGAAATATTAATTTCTAAAACAGCATCAGGTTTCTTTACAATTAAAGAAATTCCAACATGTAACACACTCTGGATGATGGCAACTGGAACAGCTATAGGTCCATTCTGTTCAATTTTACAAGAGGGATCTGGATTAGAAAAATTTAAAAAAATTATCCTAATATACGCTGTAAAATATGCACATGAATTAGTATACCTACCATTAATAAAAAACCTACAAAAAAAATATAATAATAAATTATTGATACAAACAATTACTAGTCAAGAACAACATACAAACTCATTAACTGGTCGAATTCCTGCATTAATAAACCAACACATACTAGAGAAAACCGTGGGTTATGAAATCTGTCCAAAGACATCGCATATTATGTTATGCGGTAACCCAAATATGGTAAAAGATACACAATCTATACTAATAAAAAAACGTAACTTAAAAAAACATTTACGTAGAATATCAGGACACATTAGCAGTGAAAATTATTGGTAATGATATTTTTATTAAAATATTTATTAATATAATCGCATATTAACAATCCTGCATAGAAAACGTTAGTACTTCATTGATTTTATTAATATTACATATAATCATAATTATTCTATCTATTCCTAACGCAACACCTGAACAATAAGGCATATATTTATTATCTAATGCAGTTAAAAAACGCATATCAATTTCTATTTTTGGAATTTTTTCTCTTTCTCTATACATATTTTCTAGATCAAATCGTTTTTTTTGTTCTACAGAATTAACCAATTCACAAAATCCATTACCTAATTCTATACCTTTAAAAAATAATTCAAATCGATCAGAAATACGTAAATCAAACTTATTAATTCTAGCAAGCATGGCTTGATTTTCAGGATAATGATATACAAATATTGGATTTTTTAAACCTAAATTTGGTTGAATAACAATTAAAAATATTAAATTTAATAAATCAATAACAGTATTTTTTTTTTTTATTAAATGTTCATGATTAATTTTTTTTAACACACTATATGCTTCTTTCATACTAATATTCAGTGGATTAATAGATAATACTTCCATAAAAATATCTTTGTATGAAATACGTTCACAAGCCTGAAAATCAAAAATTAATTGCAACAACGATTCAATACTTTCCATCATATCAAACATATTATAATATGGTTGATACCATTCCAACATAGAAAATTCACAATTATGTAAATTACCAACTTCTTCATTACGAAAAACACGACAAATTTGATAAATAGAACCAATATCATAAGATAATAATCTTTTCATATGATATTCTGGACTAGTAATTAACCAATTATTTATATCAATATCATGAAAATTATTTCTATTATATACGATTTT encodes:
- the epmA gene encoding elongation factor P--(R)-beta-lysine ligase, encoding MFKKCNFILSRRASIISSIRNFFLKKNILEVETPIMTQYTVTDYHLVPFKIVYNRNNFHDIDINNWLITSPEYHMKRLLSYDIGSIYQICRVFRNEEVGNLHNCEFSMLEWYQPYYNMFDMMESIESLLQLIFDFQACERISYKDIFMEVLSINPLNISMKEAYSVLKKINHEHLIKKKNTVIDLLNLIFLIVIQPNLGLKNPIFVYHYPENQAMLARINKFDLRISDRFELFFKGIELGNGFCELVNSVEQKKRFDLENMYREREKIPKIEIDMRFLTALDNKYMPYCSGVALGIDRIIMIICNINKINEVLTFSMQDC
- the rpmE gene encoding 50S ribosomal protein L31; translated protein: MKKNIHPKYEETMVTCSCGNTINIFSTLNISTLHIDICSQCHPFYTGKQRNVSHGGRIERFNKRFF
- the hslU gene encoding ATP-dependent protease ATPase subunit HslU, with amino-acid sequence MPTITPQKIVKELDKFIVGQKKAKRAVAVALRNRWRRMQLPHNLQNEITPKNILMIGPTGVGKTEIARRLAKLAHAPFIKVEATKFTEVGYVGKEVDSIIRDLIETAIKIIKIKKNKQNKYQAKKIAEKKILDILVPTFQENKENNTTTKPTTTIQMFHKKLKSGELDNKEIEINITNNPMGVEIMAPPGMEELTSQLQSLFKNLNNRKKTKKKVKIKDAMKLLCEEEAAKLLNLEEIKNEAITSVEQNGIVFIDELDKICKKRGTTGLDVSREGVQRDLLPLIEGCTVSTKYGTIKTDHILFITSGAFQVSSPSDLIPELQGRLPIRVNLHSLNIQDFEKILTEPKTALITQYIALMKTEGVNIKFTKDGIYKIAEASWKVNTVMENIGARRLYTVLERLMEDISFMANETKDQVIIINAEYVSKHLDQLIFNEDLNRFIL
- the hslV gene encoding ATP-dependent protease subunit HslV; the protein is MTTILSIRLNNKVVIGGDGQATLGNTIMKSNVNKVRSLYNNKVISGFAGGTADSFTLFELFEKKLEMYQGQLKKSAIELAKDWRSDRILRKLEAILAVADKNTSLIITGNGDVIQPEHDIIAIGSGGAYAQAAAYALLKNSQLEARSIVKKALNIAADICIYTNHIFTIKELHSEK
- a CDS encoding FAD-binding oxidoreductase, whose translation is MTQWINAKVIKVKKWTERLFSIILNAPIQEFYAGQFAKLAIKTPENKYIKRVYSYVNAPYDKNLEFFITLIPNGVMSNQLYHLTTGEEILISKTASGFFTIKEIPTCNTLWMMATGTAIGPFCSILQEGSGLEKFKKIILIYAVKYAHELVYLPLIKNLQKKYNNKLLIQTITSQEQHTNSLTGRIPALINQHILEKTVGYEICPKTSHIMLCGNPNMVKDTQSILIKKRNLKKHLRRISGHISSENYW